In Glandiceps talaboti chromosome 4, keGlaTala1.1, whole genome shotgun sequence, a single window of DNA contains:
- the LOC144434214 gene encoding RNA-binding protein 45-like, translated as MADQQQYDDERGASRRGTINCDRPPYSRLFIVCARHHTEEDLRRYFDRYGVIEDVWVVRDRNSKESRGVAYIKFAKASQATLAMEQMNGKALGSETKPIKVMMANSRSSGSSRDIDQGEELMRLFIIIPKTMNEDGIKEKFEEYGDVDYINIVRDRSNGEPKGFAYVKFHKASHAMLALERVDRAFKAVLAEPKIAKITREKEKEREREMMNSHNDPYHSYAAASMYAAQAQIQAPAPRPEFGAGMALPDLMNVSQKLQITLDPSVGQDQLARLFDLIPGMEYCNLNWDYSTGTTKGLAYVRYTTTASAMYAKEKLNGFEYPPGVRMLVKFTDDDMGANKEGNTGNTGLLGSAPGMADGGGGGGGGGQGYGRHGYGGMSSPVCSASLPTAQPLAHPDSSCAERLFVVCNPQPPPSHILRDVFSRFGNLIDVYMLGSRNYGYAKYSDKGSAEMAINTLHGQDVAGIRLKVLSAEPPPSGEDRDPDARKRQRTGP; from the exons ATGGCTGACCAACAGCAGTACGATGATGAGCGTGGGGCTTCTCGCCGAGGTACAATTAACTGTGATCGACCTCCGTACAGCCGACTTTTTATAGTCTGTGCTAGACATCACACAGAAGAAGATCTACGTCGATATTTTGACCGATACGGCGTCATCGAAGATGTGTGGGTCGTTAGAGATAGAAACTCGAAAGAAAGCCGTGGCGTGGCATACATTAAATTTGCAAAAGCCTCACAGGCGACGCTCGCCATGGAACAAATGAACGGGAAAGCATTGGGAAGCGAGACAAAACCAATCAAG GTTATGATGGCCAACTCCAGGTCTTCTGGCAGTTCAAGAGATATCGACCAGGGTGAAGAACTAATGAGATTGTTTATAATCATTCCCAAGACAATGAATGAAGATGGAATCAAAGAAAAGTTTGAAG AATATGGTGACGTAGATTACATTAATATTGTGAGAGATAGAAGCAACGGAGAACCCAAAGGTTTTGCCTATGTCAAATTCCACAAAGCATCACATGCTATGCTGGCATTGGAGAGAGTTGATAGAG CTTTCAAAGCAGTGCTGGCAGAACCTAAGATTGCAAAGATCACGAGAGAGAAGGAGAAGGAGAGAGAACGTGAGATGATGAATTCCCACAATGACCCTTACCATTCTTATGCTGCAGCCTCTATGTATGCAGCACAGGCACAGATACAGGCACCAGCACCAAGACCAG AGTTTGGTGCAGGGATGGCATTACCAGACTTGATGAACGTTAGTCAGAAATTACAAATCACTCTTGATCCATCAGTGGGTCAGGATCAGCTGGCAAGACTGTTTGATTTGATACCAGGAATGGAATATTGTAATCTGAACTGGGATTACAGTACAGGTACTACCAAAG GCCTAGCCTATGTAAGGTACACTACAACAGCTTCTGCCATGTATGCCAAAGAAAAATTAAATGGATTTGAGTATCCACCCGGTGTGAGAATGCTTGTCAAGTTCACGGATGATGATATGGGTGCAAATAAAGAAGGCAACACTGGAAATACCGGATTACTTGGCTCAGCACCAGG GATggctgatggtggtggtggtggtggtggtggtggtcaagGTTATGGCAGACATGGTTATGGTGGTATGTCATCACCAGTATGTTCAGCCTCACTGCCAACTGCACAACCTTTAGCACATCCAGACAG TTCCTGTGCAGAAAGGTTATTCGTGGTGTGCAATCCTCAGCCCCCGCCGTCTCATATTCTCCGGGATGTTTTCAGTCGATTTGGTAACTTGATAGATGTTTATATGCTAGGAAGTAGGAACTATGGGTATGCTAAGTATTCAG ACAAAGGTAGTGCTGAAATGGCTATAAACACTCTACACGGTCAAGATGTTGCTGGAATTCGTCTCAAAGTACTGTCAGCTGAGCCTCCCCCTAGTGGCGAAGACCGAGATCCAGACGCAAGAAAACGACAACGAACCGGTCCATAG